The proteins below come from a single Patescibacteria group bacterium genomic window:
- the dnaX gene encoding DNA polymerase III subunit gamma/tau has protein sequence MSQTIYRKYRPQSFKDLVDQNHIRITLINELESGRIAHAYLFTGPRGVGKTTIARLFAKSLNCKKRKKDSAEPCNECSSCKDIMKGRLLDLIEIDAASHTGVDNVRQNIIDNARVATVSSTYKVFIIDEVHMLSISAFNALLKTLEEPPENVVFILATTEVHKVPQTIISRCQRFDFQKVGVKDLVLRLNTIISQEKVQIDDAVLKAIALASDGSVRDAESMLGQVLSLGEKKITMDHIDLIVPHSDDTLVIQFLSLVAMGNTPASIELVNRLVDEGGNVRNFVKNIIEVLRRIMLLNISSSLEKFVVYEMDDELQKEMTNISNRYDSKELIRWINIFLEVEPMIKTQTDIIQLPLEIAVLEIIEGDKDISLPGEKNRPSFTPSFQSPVKKSKAEIKPLPTVQRIVKEEIEPIFAEKKKDAKTDEIKKEVPIIKLSEIEKKWRTFLKKLKAHNHSLSLTLSVGEVVEISGKIITIAFGFQFYMDRVWEAKNKQIIENVLDEVYETPLTFTCVIDNALRDKKIPEHNKSEEESSELKDALDTFGGKVVEG, from the coding sequence ATGTCCCAAACAATATATCGAAAATATCGGCCGCAGTCTTTTAAAGATCTGGTTGATCAAAACCACATACGCATCACACTGATTAACGAATTAGAAAGCGGGAGAATCGCGCATGCTTATTTATTTACCGGACCGCGCGGTGTGGGTAAAACAACGATCGCGAGGCTTTTCGCGAAATCCCTGAACTGTAAAAAACGCAAAAAAGATTCTGCCGAACCGTGTAACGAATGCTCATCCTGCAAAGACATTATGAAAGGACGGCTACTTGATCTGATTGAAATTGACGCCGCATCTCATACCGGCGTAGATAATGTCAGACAAAATATAATTGACAATGCCCGCGTTGCAACTGTCTCAAGCACTTACAAAGTATTCATCATAGATGAAGTACACATGCTTTCAATTTCAGCATTTAATGCTCTATTGAAGACATTGGAGGAACCGCCGGAAAATGTTGTGTTTATCCTAGCGACGACGGAGGTACACAAAGTGCCACAAACCATTATTTCCCGTTGTCAGCGTTTTGATTTTCAGAAGGTTGGTGTAAAAGATCTGGTTCTACGGTTGAACACTATTATTAGTCAGGAAAAAGTGCAGATTGATGATGCGGTTTTGAAGGCGATTGCCCTGGCATCTGACGGTAGCGTGCGTGATGCGGAAAGTATGCTGGGACAGGTACTGTCACTTGGTGAAAAGAAAATTACCATGGACCACATTGATCTGATCGTTCCTCATTCAGACGATACTTTGGTAATCCAATTTTTGAGTTTGGTTGCGATGGGCAACACGCCTGCATCAATAGAACTGGTAAACAGACTGGTAGATGAAGGCGGTAATGTCAGGAATTTTGTTAAAAATATAATAGAGGTTCTGCGGAGAATTATGTTACTGAATATTTCCAGTTCGCTGGAGAAATTTGTTGTGTATGAAATGGATGATGAACTCCAGAAAGAAATGACAAATATATCAAATCGTTATGATTCTAAAGAATTGATCCGATGGATTAATATTTTCCTAGAAGTTGAACCCATGATTAAAACACAGACTGATATTATACAGCTGCCACTTGAAATAGCTGTTCTTGAGATTATTGAAGGAGATAAAGATATATCATTACCGGGTGAAAAAAATCGACCGTCATTTACACCTAGTTTTCAATCTCCGGTTAAAAAGAGTAAAGCCGAAATAAAACCATTACCAACGGTACAAAGGATTGTTAAAGAAGAAATTGAACCGATATTTGCTGAAAAGAAGAAGGATGCGAAAACAGATGAAATAAAAAAAGAGGTGCCGATTATTAAACTGTCAGAAATTGAGAAAAAGTGGAGAACGTTTTTAAAAAAATTAAAAGCGCATAATCATTCTCTGTCGCTTACTTTAAGTGTAGGGGAAGTTGTAGAAATCAGCGGTAAAATCATTACCATCGCTTTTGGTTTTCAATTCTATATGGACCGGGTGTGGGAGGCAAAAAATAAGCAGATTATTGAAAATGTACTGGATGAGGTTTATGAAACCCCACTTACTTTCACTTGTGTAATTGATAATGCTCTGAGGGATAAAAAGATACCGGAACACAATAAAAGTGAAGAAGAAAGCAGTGAATTGAAGGATGCGCTTGACACCTTCGGTGGTAAAGTGGTAGAAGGTTAA
- a CDS encoding GIY-YIG nuclease family protein encodes MYSTYVIKSIHFQSRYVGSTDNVEKRVEEHNNGKCRYTKGRSPWVLIYKEDFNSRSEAMKREKFLKSGKGRKLLDEKLKKIADIENKNI; translated from the coding sequence ATGTATTCAACCTATGTAATAAAAAGTATACATTTCCAAAGTAGGTACGTTGGCAGTACAGATAATGTTGAAAAAAGAGTAGAAGAACATAATAACGGCAAGTGTAGATATACTAAGGGACGATCACCGTGGGTATTGATTTATAAAGAAGATTTTAATAGCAGATCTGAGGCAATGAAAAGAGAAAAGTTTTTGAAATCCGGTAAAGGTAGAAAATTGCTTGATGAAAAACTGAAAAAAATAGCAGATATCGAAAACAAAAATATTTAA
- a CDS encoding rubrerythrin family protein encodes MGNLAGSQTEENLLKAFAGESQARMRYDYFSKQAKKEGLEQIFGFFEETAMNEREHAKVFFKFLEGNMVEITATYPAGKIGTTLENLKAAADGENEEWTKLYPEFAKVADEEGFKEIANAFRNIAKVEEQHEKRYRKLYQNLDEGKVFVSGDKIVWKCRNCGYLHEGTKAPNICPACQHPQAHFEIFKQNY; translated from the coding sequence ATGGGAAATTTAGCAGGTTCTCAAACAGAAGAAAATTTGCTCAAAGCATTTGCCGGGGAATCACAGGCCAGAATGCGTTATGATTATTTTTCCAAGCAGGCAAAAAAAGAAGGACTGGAACAGATCTTCGGGTTTTTTGAGGAGACGGCGATGAACGAACGCGAGCATGCCAAAGTGTTTTTTAAATTCCTGGAAGGCAATATGGTGGAAATTACCGCGACCTATCCGGCGGGAAAAATCGGAACTACATTGGAAAACCTGAAAGCGGCGGCGGATGGGGAGAACGAAGAATGGACGAAGCTCTATCCGGAATTTGCAAAAGTTGCTGACGAGGAAGGATTTAAGGAAATTGCCAATGCCTTTCGGAATATCGCTAAAGTAGAGGAACAACACGAAAAAAGATACAGAAAACTGTATCAAAATCTGGACGAAGGAAAAGTATTTGTCAGTGGAGATAAAATAGTCTGGAAATGTCGGAATTGCGGCTATTTGCATGAGGGCACAAAGGCTCCGAATATCTGCCCGGCTTGCCAGCATCCGCAGGCTCACTTTGAAATATTTAAACAAAATTATTAA
- a CDS encoding NAD(P)-dependent oxidoreductase: MTKKNRKVSVAFFEVEQWEKEYLEKRLKGFELIFFGKTADKESLNSIQNVSILSPFIYSKISKDILLALPNLKLVATRSTGFDHIDLVSARKLNIKVANVPTYGANTVAEHTFALILSLSRKIHQAYERTSRGNFSLEGLRGFDLRDKTIGVVGGGNIGQHVVRIAQGFNMKVIVYDVHRDRKLAKKMGFEYVTLNRLISTSNIITLHAPYNKKTHHMINRQNIKLVKDGAMIINTARGGLIDTTALIDGLRDGKLAGIGLDVLEEEKYILKEEAELLSPHFISKNQQNIKENLETVVEGHMLLMSDKVVVTPHNAFNSKEALERILDTTIENITSFSKKIRMKNLVK, translated from the coding sequence ATGACCAAAAAAAACCGAAAAGTAAGCGTTGCTTTTTTTGAGGTTGAGCAGTGGGAAAAAGAATATTTAGAAAAAAGATTAAAAGGATTTGAACTAATTTTTTTTGGTAAAACAGCGGACAAGGAAAGTCTGAACAGTATTCAGAATGTCAGCATCTTGTCTCCTTTTATCTATTCTAAAATAAGCAAGGATATTCTATTAGCCCTACCTAACCTGAAATTAGTGGCGACCCGCTCTACCGGATTTGATCACATTGATCTGGTGTCGGCGCGCAAATTAAATATCAAAGTGGCGAATGTCCCGACGTACGGAGCGAATACGGTTGCGGAGCATACCTTCGCCTTAATCCTTTCGTTGAGCAGGAAAATCCATCAGGCTTATGAGCGGACATCACGGGGAAATTTCAGCCTGGAGGGATTGCGCGGTTTTGACCTTAGAGATAAAACGATCGGTGTGGTCGGCGGGGGAAATATCGGACAGCATGTTGTGCGGATCGCGCAGGGGTTCAACATGAAAGTAATCGTATATGATGTTCACCGCGACCGGAAATTAGCAAAGAAAATGGGTTTTGAGTATGTGACGCTTAACCGGCTGATCAGTACATCAAATATTATTACCCTCCACGCGCCATATAACAAAAAAACCCATCACATGATCAATAGGCAGAATATTAAGCTGGTAAAAGACGGGGCAATGATTATCAATACTGCCCGTGGAGGCCTGATTGATACTACGGCATTAATAGACGGGTTGCGCGACGGCAAGCTAGCCGGTATTGGATTAGATGTTTTGGAAGAAGAAAAATACATTCTGAAAGAAGAAGCGGAACTATTATCCCCGCACTTCATCAGTAAAAATCAGCAGAATATAAAAGAAAATCTGGAGACAGTCGTGGAAGGACATATGCTACTCATGTCGGATAAAGTTGTAGTAACTCCGCACAATGCATTTAACAGCAAGGAGGCACTGGAAAGAATATTGGATACGACCATTGAAAATATTACTTCCTTCAGTAAGAAAATAAGGATGAAAAACTTAGTTAAATAG
- a CDS encoding sugar nucleotide-binding protein, translating to MKRKALILGATGYLGSEVVNNAPENLVLYFGSRDVRIAGHNQVMVDLLDYDTVKKAIADIAPDIIIHSARLGEFDDDPVKAKEVTANLVSSIKSVSARLIYMSSDAVFDGTKGEYKEDSRGNPVTDYGRAKLAAENVIKSEMDNYTIIRAGYIYGVGAKGMDRRCEKILAETKDGKKVKRFNDVFRTPIHVTKLAKFIWKLVGSDFKGIIHVGEEKQSVYQFSQKILKDAGADSSLVESDSARDKGLNIAIDTSLNTKLYHTLIK from the coding sequence ATGAAAAGAAAAGCACTAATTCTTGGCGCTACGGGATATTTAGGGTCGGAAGTTGTAAATAACGCTCCCGAAAATCTTGTTTTGTATTTTGGAAGTAGAGATGTGAGAATCGCAGGACATAATCAAGTAATGGTCGACCTGCTTGATTATGATACCGTAAAAAAGGCGATTGCTGATATTGCTCCTGACATTATTATTCATTCGGCAAGATTAGGCGAATTTGATGATGATCCAGTAAAGGCCAAAGAGGTAACCGCGAACTTAGTCTCATCCATTAAATCAGTTAGCGCGAGATTGATTTATATGTCTTCAGACGCGGTGTTTGACGGAACAAAGGGAGAATATAAAGAAGACAGCAGGGGTAACCCCGTGACCGATTATGGCAGGGCAAAATTAGCAGCAGAAAATGTAATCAAATCTGAGATGGATAATTATACAATCATTCGTGCCGGGTATATTTATGGCGTTGGGGCGAAGGGGATGGACCGAAGATGTGAAAAAATACTCGCAGAAACGAAGGATGGAAAAAAAGTAAAAAGATTTAACGACGTGTTTAGAACCCCGATCCATGTTACAAAATTGGCTAAGTTTATTTGGAAACTGGTGGGGTCGGATTTTAAAGGGATTATTCATGTTGGTGAAGAGAAGCAGAGCGTCTACCAGTTTAGCCAAAAGATTTTAAAAGATGCTGGTGCAGACAGTAGCCTGGTTGAATCTGATTCTGCAAGAGATAAGGGATTAAATATCGCAATAGACACGTCTCTAAACACAAAGCTTTATCATACTTTAATAAAATAA
- a CDS encoding DNA-directed RNA polymerase subunit alpha C-terminal domain-containing protein codes for MSKLLAVGMIVRQSGELCIPLRAQDGNTVVIPIQVVCMKVAELDASVRMKHACRDLHIRTILDLVLTTEEDLMSVRNFGRRTLIDLIEKLGKLGMSLNMILVPPDNP; via the coding sequence ATGAGTAAGCTACTAGCCGTTGGCATGATCGTGAGACAATCGGGTGAACTGTGTATTCCACTCCGCGCACAGGATGGCAACACAGTCGTTATCCCCATCCAAGTGGTGTGCATGAAAGTGGCAGAATTAGATGCCTCTGTACGGATGAAGCACGCCTGCCGTGATCTCCACATACGCACCATCCTCGATCTTGTCCTCACGACCGAAGAAGACCTCATGTCGGTCCGGAACTTTGGTAGAAGGACATTGATCGATCTCATCGAGAAACTCGGCAAGCTCGGTATGTCGCTCAACATGATCCTCGTCCCACCAGATAACCCCTAA
- a CDS encoding M20/M25/M40 family metallo-hydrolase gives MNQPTALAPVTELFLRYVGVDSASNAESTEFPTSPGQLEVMHLLKDGLLELGTADGQFVDLPEGELIVRFPATKGLEDKPYLCLSAHVDTYPGVSGAVTPIIHPPYRGGSIVLPKGDVVIPAEDLTGLEGKTIITGSGDSLLGADDKGGLAVIVDAVGNMLLKQLSHGPLDLWICTDEEIGRIKGKNIPPEIAGAWDVLLTVDGGPVGEIDLGCFACRMVKMEFYGADAHPGVYPHKLHRAHYAAMAFAMQMEQLFLNPYAGIADRRAPFFYIVDAKMDAGKASLLIVPRSFDEKETDVMMRRAVQVAQQCARAEGCTFKIVSDETVCINNRSINEANRDLLQPIYAAHAIHGVTTSDHNVRGGTDGAGFNMIYPTCATPNIGYGSRNLHGKEEFLVVDELECTALILKHIIALYTEYQAV, from the coding sequence ATGAACCAACCGACCGCACTCGCTCCGGTCACGGAACTGTTCCTGCGCTATGTCGGCGTGGACTCAGCTTCGAACGCCGAGTCAACGGAGTTCCCGACAAGCCCCGGACAGCTTGAAGTCATGCACCTCTTGAAAGACGGCCTGCTCGAGCTGGGCACTGCCGATGGCCAGTTCGTGGACCTGCCGGAAGGTGAACTCATCGTTCGCTTCCCGGCGACCAAAGGACTCGAAGACAAGCCGTACCTGTGCCTTTCCGCACACGTCGACACCTACCCCGGCGTTTCCGGCGCCGTCACTCCGATCATCCATCCCCCTTATCGGGGCGGGAGCATCGTGCTGCCGAAGGGTGATGTCGTGATCCCCGCCGAAGACCTCACGGGACTGGAGGGCAAGACCATCATCACCGGCTCCGGCGACAGTCTGCTCGGTGCAGACGACAAGGGTGGTCTAGCCGTCATCGTTGACGCAGTTGGCAACATGCTCCTCAAGCAACTTTCGCACGGACCGCTCGACTTGTGGATCTGCACCGACGAGGAGATCGGTCGCATCAAGGGGAAGAACATCCCGCCGGAGATCGCCGGTGCGTGGGATGTTCTGCTCACCGTGGACGGAGGTCCGGTCGGCGAGATCGACCTGGGCTGTTTCGCCTGCCGGATGGTGAAGATGGAGTTCTACGGCGCTGACGCCCACCCCGGCGTCTACCCGCACAAGCTCCACCGCGCTCATTACGCGGCGATGGCATTCGCCATGCAGATGGAACAGCTCTTCCTCAACCCGTACGCCGGCATCGCTGACCGCAGGGCACCGTTCTTCTACATCGTGGACGCTAAGATGGACGCCGGCAAGGCCAGCCTGCTCATCGTCCCCCGCTCCTTCGACGAGAAGGAAACGGACGTGATGATGCGACGCGCAGTCCAGGTCGCACAGCAGTGCGCCAGGGCCGAAGGTTGTACCTTCAAGATCGTGTCGGACGAGACGGTGTGCATCAACAACCGCTCGATCAACGAAGCCAACCGCGACCTGCTCCAGCCGATCTACGCGGCACACGCTATCCACGGTGTCACCACCTCCGATCACAACGTCCGCGGCGGGACGGACGGCGCCGGCTTCAACATGATCTACCCCACCTGTGCCACACCCAACATCGGCTACGGCTCCCGCAACCTCCATGGCAAGGAGGAATTCCTGGTGGTCGATGAGCTCGAGTGTACTGCCTTGATCCTGAAGCACATCATCGCTCTGTACACCGAGTACCAGGCCGTCTAG
- a CDS encoding inositol monophosphatase, translating into MNKETKIIIKAVEAGGEVLRKYFGQELKVVQKTLPADVYTKADIESEAAILSIVTKELPGYNIFSEETGEIRRNSEYTLIIDPLDGSNNFVLGIPNFSASIALLKNDEIIASAIYDPIQKKTYHAEKGNGAFCNKKKIEVNKISEWEKSTVVYITHYTVNRRPHKLIIDRIENKKVKRVLRNWSPSLDFCMLASGKIEILINNYSEIYDHIAGKLIAREAGARITDFSGKAEKNDMNSIFMATNGTKLHGETVKLSLTNK; encoded by the coding sequence ATGAATAAGGAAACAAAGATAATAATCAAAGCAGTAGAAGCCGGCGGGGAAGTATTAAGGAAATATTTTGGCCAGGAGCTTAAAGTTGTTCAAAAGACACTTCCGGCTGATGTATACACAAAAGCGGATATTGAGTCGGAAGCAGCGATTTTAAGTATTGTTACCAAAGAATTACCAGGCTATAATATCTTTTCCGAAGAAACGGGAGAGATCAGGAGAAATTCCGAATATACATTAATTATTGATCCCTTGGACGGGTCAAATAACTTTGTTCTGGGGATTCCCAATTTTTCTGCATCAATAGCCCTTTTAAAAAATGATGAAATAATAGCGTCTGCAATTTATGATCCGATTCAGAAAAAAACCTATCACGCGGAAAAGGGAAACGGCGCATTCTGCAATAAGAAAAAAATTGAAGTAAATAAAATTTCTGAATGGGAAAAATCAACTGTTGTTTATATAACCCATTATACTGTGAACCGCAGACCGCATAAGCTAATTATTGACCGGATTGAGAATAAGAAAGTAAAAAGAGTTTTGCGCAACTGGTCACCCTCACTGGATTTTTGCATGCTCGCTTCAGGAAAAATTGAAATTCTGATTAATAATTACAGCGAGATTTATGATCATATTGCCGGTAAACTGATTGCCAGGGAAGCCGGGGCACGCATTACAGATTTTTCCGGAAAAGCTGAAAAAAATGACATGAATAGCATATTCATGGCCACTAACGGCACCAAACTCCATGGCGAAACTGTAAAATTATCACTGACAAATAAATAA
- a CDS encoding EamA family transporter: protein MKIKKEKIASISSGHDPLHIGLMGALAIMLAAFLWAFDGVVLTPWVVDLGLSDIPTFVFMLHAVSSVFLSYYLFRKFKELKNLDKKDWLAFGLTGFFGGAVGTMAIIAAIVQVYSEGLNISVVLLLQKLQPIFAILLAFIWLKERPRKIFYVWAAVALIGSYLLTFGLHSPDFKATGMFIPAMLAILAAFSFGSSTVFSKKAVAKINHGLSTALRFFITTAIMLVIISVIELLKSAGIETSYAGFSGFSAINWNLIGAFVVIALSTGGMAIFIYYWGLKKVLASRSTVYEMVFPVSAIILEYFIHKQTLTAGQWLGAVIVFGAIWSILRLKKIDAQVE from the coding sequence ATGAAAATTAAAAAAGAAAAAATAGCCTCTATTTCTAGTGGTCATGATCCATTGCATATCGGTTTAATGGGAGCACTCGCTATAATGCTCGCTGCTTTTTTATGGGCATTTGACGGAGTGGTGCTGACACCCTGGGTGGTTGATCTGGGACTTTCTGATATACCGACATTTGTTTTTATGCTGCATGCGGTGTCATCGGTTTTCCTGAGCTATTATTTATTTAGAAAGTTTAAAGAATTGAAAAATCTGGACAAAAAAGACTGGTTGGCATTCGGTCTGACCGGATTCTTTGGCGGAGCGGTCGGTACCATGGCGATTATTGCGGCGATAGTTCAGGTTTACAGCGAGGGTTTAAACATTTCTGTTGTACTATTACTGCAAAAACTTCAGCCGATCTTTGCTATTTTACTGGCCTTTATTTGGCTGAAGGAGAGGCCGAGAAAAATATTTTATGTCTGGGCCGCGGTTGCTTTAATCGGTAGCTATCTTTTGACATTCGGCCTGCATAGTCCGGATTTTAAAGCAACTGGCATGTTCATTCCGGCAATGCTGGCTATTTTAGCGGCGTTTTCGTTCGGATCCTCCACGGTATTTTCTAAAAAAGCGGTTGCTAAAATTAATCATGGATTGAGCACGGCACTGCGGTTTTTTATCACAACCGCAATTATGCTGGTAATAATTTCGGTTATAGAACTGCTAAAATCAGCTGGAATTGAAACGAGCTATGCCGGGTTTAGCGGATTTAGCGCAATTAACTGGAACCTGATCGGCGCGTTTGTTGTTATCGCTTTGAGCACCGGCGGAATGGCGATATTTATATATTACTGGGGGCTGAAAAAAGTTTTAGCATCACGTTCGACTGTTTATGAAATGGTATTTCCGGTAAGTGCAATAATTCTGGAATACTTTATTCATAAACAGACTCTGACAGCCGGACAATGGCTGGGTGCTGTAATTGTATTTGGCGCAATCTGGTCAATTCTGCGACTGAAAAAGATTGATGCGCAGGTTGAATAA
- a CDS encoding ZIP family metal transporter — protein sequence MTEIWLYTIGSVFIVSLVSFIGILAISINLEKLKKGLLFLVSFAAGSLLGDAFIHLIPEVFEESENTEIVPFMILAGFIIFFILEKILCWRHCHVPTSEEHPHPVAVNNLVGDGFHNLIDGMIIAGSFLVSIPLGIATSIAVLLHEIPQEIGDFGILLHAGFNKRKALIFNYLSALTALVGAALTLIIGTALENKQVFVIAFTIGGFIYIAAADLIPEMKKETNFKKSWFQLLSLMLGIGVMALLLLLE from the coding sequence ATGACAGAAATTTGGCTTTATACAATTGGTAGTGTTTTTATAGTCAGCTTGGTTTCCTTTATTGGAATCCTGGCGATTTCGATTAATCTGGAAAAGTTGAAGAAAGGTCTTTTATTCCTGGTCAGTTTTGCCGCCGGCTCACTTCTGGGCGATGCATTTATCCATTTGATTCCGGAGGTATTTGAGGAATCAGAAAATACAGAGATCGTACCCTTTATGATATTAGCGGGATTTATCATCTTCTTTATTTTGGAAAAGATTCTCTGCTGGCGTCATTGCCATGTACCGACATCCGAAGAACACCCGCATCCGGTGGCAGTGAACAATTTGGTTGGGGATGGATTTCACAACTTGATAGACGGTATGATTATTGCCGGCAGTTTTTTAGTGAGTATACCCTTAGGTATCGCAACCAGTATTGCTGTTTTACTGCATGAAATACCGCAGGAAATAGGTGATTTCGGCATATTACTGCACGCCGGGTTCAATAAGCGGAAAGCATTAATATTCAATTACCTGTCGGCATTGACGGCATTGGTCGGTGCAGCTCTTACTCTGATTATCGGAACAGCGCTGGAAAACAAGCAGGTTTTTGTGATTGCATTTACCATCGGAGGTTTTATCTATATTGCGGCGGCGGATTTAATACCGGAAATGAAGAAGGAAACAAACTTTAAAAAATCCTGGTTCCAGCTTTTGTCTCTGATGCTCGGAATTGGCGTGATGGCACTTTTACTGTTGCTAGAATAA
- the zupT gene encoding zinc transporter ZupT, translated as MENNYLLAFALTLFAGLSTGIGSAVVFFTKKPSGKFLSVSLGFSAGVMIYVSFMELLPNGISKLGEKMNGSGEWVGLLAFFVGIFTVALIDKLIPSHDNPHEVHTMEDIENDTLGHHHKMYRIGLLSALVIAIHNFPEGLVTFAGTIAEPSLGITLAIAVAIHNIPEGIAVAVPVLYATKSKKKAFWFSIFSGIAEPVGAVAGYFVLSWIFTDILIGILLSYVSGIMVFISLDQLLPTAKAYGEHHLAIYGLVAGMALMGASLLLF; from the coding sequence GTGGAAAATAATTATTTATTGGCTTTTGCATTAACTTTATTTGCAGGACTTTCGACAGGGATCGGAAGCGCTGTGGTTTTTTTTACAAAAAAACCGTCAGGAAAATTCCTATCTGTTTCACTGGGTTTTTCAGCAGGCGTGATGATTTATGTGTCGTTCATGGAATTACTGCCGAATGGTATTTCTAAACTCGGAGAGAAAATGAATGGATCGGGCGAATGGGTTGGTCTGCTGGCTTTTTTTGTTGGAATATTTACGGTTGCATTAATTGATAAACTGATTCCAAGTCATGATAACCCACATGAAGTGCATACTATGGAAGATATTGAAAATGATACCTTGGGTCATCATCACAAGATGTATAGAATTGGGTTGTTGTCCGCGCTGGTTATTGCAATCCACAACTTTCCTGAAGGTCTGGTTACTTTTGCCGGAACGATCGCTGAGCCCTCACTTGGCATAACGCTTGCGATCGCCGTTGCCATCCACAATATACCCGAAGGGATAGCAGTCGCAGTTCCGGTATTGTATGCTACAAAAAGCAAAAAGAAAGCGTTTTGGTTTTCTATTTTTTCCGGTATCGCAGAACCGGTCGGCGCAGTTGCAGGATATTTTGTTTTATCATGGATATTCACCGATATACTTATTGGAATACTTTTATCATATGTCTCGGGTATAATGGTATTCATATCTCTTGATCAATTGCTTCCAACCGCCAAAGCATACGGTGAGCATCATCTTGCGATTTATGGATTAGTCGCTGGCATGGCTTTAATGGGAGCTAGTCTACTATTATTCTAA
- a CDS encoding energy-coupling factor ABC transporter permease: MHLPDGFIDTKIAASFLGAALTFGAFSIAKIKKNILVKNKKFALVTPEGINFGSGETMGISKYGRKLLINMVLVGSYIFVMQMVDFELVGGQIGHFLGGALAGILLGPFAGMIVISIVLAIQAFFMADGGMIALGLNIVNMAVIGAAGGYYIFTFIRKSVRHRTIAVLLAVFLSVVLAAFAYELESMMTGAIFNPAFIQTHMIVGLAEGFITLLMLRAFNFKE; encoded by the coding sequence ATGCATTTACCGGACGGGTTTATTGATACAAAAATTGCAGCTTCTTTTCTGGGAGCGGCTTTGACTTTCGGCGCATTCTCAATTGCAAAAATCAAAAAAAACATTTTAGTTAAGAATAAAAAATTTGCTTTAGTTACACCGGAAGGAATTAATTTCGGGTCTGGTGAGACTATGGGAATTTCAAAGTACGGAAGGAAACTGCTGATCAACATGGTTTTGGTTGGGTCATATATTTTTGTAATGCAGATGGTGGATTTTGAACTCGTAGGTGGTCAAATTGGCCATTTTCTTGGCGGAGCGCTGGCCGGCATTTTGCTCGGACCTTTTGCCGGTATGATAGTTATTTCCATAGTTCTCGCGATCCAGGCATTTTTTATGGCGGATGGGGGAATGATTGCACTTGGCTTGAATATAGTTAACATGGCGGTAATCGGCGCGGCGGGCGGGTATTATATTTTCACGTTTATCAGAAAAAGTGTTAGACACAGAACTATTGCAGTTTTACTTGCTGTGTTCTTAAGCGTTGTACTTGCAGCCTTTGCTTACGAATTAGAATCAATGATGACTGGTGCTATTTTTAATCCGGCATTTATTCAAACTCACATGATTGTCGGTTTGGCTGAAGGATTCATTACATTACTGATGCTTAGGGCATTTAATTTTAAAGAATAG